One genomic region from Deltaproteobacteria bacterium encodes:
- the rplT gene encoding 50S ribosomal protein L20 has product MPRVKRGVNAKKNRKKVLSLAKGKRGAKGRCYRLATEAVDRALAYAYRDRKVKKRDFRNLWIARINAAARLNDISYSQFMNGLKKANIGLDRKVLAGIAVDDPKGFAQIATIAKTNLAA; this is encoded by the coding sequence ATGCCGAGGGTTAAAAGAGGCGTAAATGCAAAAAAGAACAGAAAAAAGGTTCTGTCTCTTGCAAAAGGCAAGAGAGGGGCAAAGGGCAGATGTTACAGGCTTGCTACAGAGGCAGTTGACAGGGCGCTTGCCTATGCCTATAGGGACAGAAAGGTAAAGAAAAGAGATTTCAGAAATCTCTGGATAGCGAGGATTAATGCAGCAGCAAGATTGAATGACATCTCTTACAGTCAGTTTATGAATGGACTAAAAAAGGCAAACATTGGACTGGATAGAAAGGTCCTTGCAGGTATTGCTGTTGATGACCCAAAGGGTTTTGCCCAGATTGCAACAATTGCAAAGACAAATCTTGCTGCATGA
- the rpmI gene encoding 50S ribosomal protein L35, producing the protein MPKIKTNRRAAKRFKLIATGKIKRKKAFLRHILTSKASGNKRSLRKAGYVDDANAKQIKRLLPYS; encoded by the coding sequence ATGCCAAAGATTAAAACAAACAGGCGGGCGGCAAAGCGATTCAAACTAATAGCAACAGGAAAGATAAAGAGAAAAAAGGCTTTTTTGAGGCACATCCTTACCTCAAAGGCATCAGGCAATAAAAGGAGTTTAAGAAAGGCTGGTTATGTGGATGATGCAAATGCTAAACAGATAAAGAGGCTTTTGCCGTATAGTTAA
- a CDS encoding translation initiation factor IF-3, whose amino-acid sequence MRINFGIRAQKVRVIDSEGRMTGILPIREAVAAAEQSGLDLVEVSPNADPPVCRIMDYGKYKYQMSKKAHEAKKKQTVIHLKEIKMTPKTDSHDFDFKIKHIKRFLEDGDKAKVNIVFKGREITHTELGREMLGRVAAEIKDIGIIEQQPRLEGKSMTMIIAPAAK is encoded by the coding sequence ATAAGAATTAATTTTGGGATAAGGGCTCAGAAGGTAAGGGTTATTGATTCAGAAGGAAGGATGACAGGGATACTTCCTATCAGAGAGGCGGTTGCAGCGGCTGAACAGAGCGGACTTGACTTAGTAGAGGTATCACCGAATGCAGACCCGCCTGTTTGCCGCATAATGGATTACGGCAAATACAAGTATCAGATGAGCAAGAAGGCTCACGAGGCAAAGAAAAAACAAACTGTAATCCATTTAAAAGAAATCAAGATGACTCCAAAGACTGACAGCCATGATTTTGATTTTAAGATAAAACATATAAAGAGATTTCTTGAAGATGGAGATAAGGCAAAGGTTAATATTGTGTTTAAAGGCAGAGAGATAACCCACACAGAACTTGGGAGAGAGATGCTTGGGAGGGTTGCAGCAGAAATAAAAGATATAGGGATTATTGAACAACAGCCACGGTTGGAAGGCAAAAGCATGACAATGATAATTGCACCGGCAGCAAAATAA
- the thrS gene encoding threonine--tRNA ligase, translating into MPNFIKIIFPDGKEKEYALNSKEGLEIYRHSTSHIMAGAVRELFKDVKITIGPAIEDGFYYDFDTPHTFTPSDLENIEKKMAEIIKRDAPFLREEMSRIDAVKFFEDSGEIYKVELIKEIPDEKVTIYKHDGFVDLCRGPHVPSTGCIKAFKLLNIAGAYWRGDEKNKMLQRIYGTAFPTKKELDEYLNKLEEAKKRDHRKLGKELDLFSISDDVGAGLVCWHPKGAVIRGIIEDFWKREHYSHGYQIVYTPHIAKVDLWKTSGHWDFYKENLYSPMDVEGQDFIVKPMNCPFHIQIYNSHLRSYRDFPIRYAELGTVYRFERSGVLHGLLRVRGFTQDDAHIFCRHDQLEEEIGNVLNFTIYILKSFGFNEFDVYLSTRPEKYVGSLDNWQQAENALKTALVNSGLEFTVDAGEGVFYGPKIDIKIKDTIGRAWQCSTIQVDFNLPDRFNVTYRGGDDKEHQPIMLHRALMGSLERFFGCLIEHYAGDFPLWLAPVQVIVLSITDKSIDYTKDVCEKLKLAGIRTDIDLRNEKLGLKIREAELKKVPFMLVVGDKEAENNTVAPRTRIREIGTMPVMGIEEFIGLVEKESKLGIKN; encoded by the coding sequence ATGCCTAATTTCATAAAAATAATCTTTCCTGACGGTAAGGAAAAGGAATACGCTCTCAACTCAAAAGAAGGGCTTGAGATTTACAGGCACTCCACATCCCATATAATGGCAGGGGCTGTAAGAGAACTTTTTAAAGATGTGAAGATTACAATAGGTCCAGCGATTGAGGATGGCTTTTATTATGACTTTGATACCCCGCACACCTTTACCCCCTCTGACCTTGAGAATATAGAAAAAAAGATGGCTGAAATTATCAAAAGAGATGCGCCATTTTTAAGAGAGGAGATGAGTAGGATTGATGCCGTGAAGTTTTTTGAAGATAGTGGCGAGATATACAAGGTGGAACTTATAAAAGAAATCCCTGATGAAAAGGTAACCATATATAAGCACGATGGTTTTGTTGACCTTTGCAGGGGACCGCATGTGCCGTCCACAGGGTGTATAAAGGCATTTAAACTCTTAAATATTGCAGGTGCATACTGGAGGGGTGATGAAAAAAACAAGATGCTCCAGAGGATTTACGGAACTGCATTTCCAACAAAAAAGGAACTTGATGAATATTTAAACAAACTTGAAGAGGCAAAGAAAAGGGACCACAGGAAACTCGGAAAGGAACTTGACCTTTTCAGCATAAGTGACGATGTTGGAGCAGGGCTTGTATGCTGGCACCCAAAAGGGGCAGTTATAAGGGGTATTATAGAGGACTTCTGGAAAAGGGAGCATTACAGTCACGGTTACCAGATTGTCTATACCCCTCACATAGCAAAGGTTGATTTATGGAAGACAAGCGGGCACTGGGATTTTTATAAGGAAAACCTCTATTCACCTATGGATGTGGAGGGACAGGATTTTATTGTAAAGCCTATGAACTGTCCCTTCCATATACAGATATACAACAGCCATTTAAGGAGTTACAGGGACTTTCCGATAAGATATGCTGAACTTGGCACTGTTTACAGGTTTGAAAGGTCTGGGGTCTTGCATGGACTCCTGAGGGTAAGGGGATTTACACAGGACGATGCCCACATCTTTTGCAGGCACGACCAGTTGGAAGAGGAGATTGGTAATGTCCTGAATTTTACAATATATATCCTTAAATCATTCGGCTTTAATGAATTTGATGTATATCTTTCAACAAGACCTGAAAAATATGTGGGAAGCCTTGATAACTGGCAGCAGGCTGAAAATGCCTTAAAGACCGCTCTTGTTAATTCAGGTCTTGAATTTACAGTTGATGCAGGTGAGGGTGTGTTCTACGGACCAAAGATAGATATAAAGATTAAAGATACTATCGGCAGGGCATGGCAGTGTTCAACAATTCAGGTTGACTTTAACCTGCCAGACAGGTTTAATGTAACATACAGGGGAGGCGACGATAAAGAACATCAGCCCATTATGCTCCACAGGGCTTTAATGGGTTCCCTTGAAAGATTCTTCGGCTGTCTAATTGAACATTATGCAGGCGACTTCCCATTATGGCTTGCACCTGTGCAGGTAATTGTGTTATCAATTACAGACAAAAGTATTGACTATACAAAAGATGTATGTGAAAAATTAAAACTTGCGGGCATAAGGACTGATATTGATTTAAGAAACGAAAAACTTGGATTAAAGATAAGAGAGGCAGAACTTAAAAAGGTGCCGTTTATGCTTGTAGTGGGTGATAAGGAGGCTGAAAACAATACTGTGGCACCCAGGACAAGGATAAGGGAAATAGGCACTATGCCTGTTATGGGTATTGAGGAGTTTATAGGTCTTGTTGAGAAGGAAAGTAAATTAGGAATTAAAAATTAA